The window CCCGTCCGGGTGGTAGAGGCCCGACTTGATGTTGTAGGTGACGAGCCTAAGTTGCACCTGAGGCCCGCTCAGACGACCGCCTCGTCGCGGCTATCCACCCTCTCGCCATGCAGCCTGTCGACCAGGTACTCGGCCACCATCCGCCACCAGCGCTCCCCCGCCTCGCGGGACGCGGGGCCGTGGCCACTCTCGTCGTCTACGTAGTATTCGACCTCCCGGCCGAGAGTGCGCAGGCGTTCGACCATCTGGTCGCTCTCTGCCTTCACCACTCGCTGATCGTTAGCCCCCTGGATGATCAGCATCGGTACCCGGATGTCGTCGACGTAGGTTATCGGTGAACGCTCGACCAACATCTCCCGGTCCTCCACGGCGTCACCCACCCAGGCCTTGAGCATCTGCTTCCAGTGCGGTGGGACGCTGTCCACGAAGGTGATGAGGTTGGACGGTCCGACCACGTCGACGCCCACAGACCAGTACTCGGGGAGGCGGCTCACGGCCGAGAGTGTGGCGAAGCCACCGAACGAACCGCCGAAGACGGCAAGCCGTTCCGGGTCGACCCAGTGGAGCGAGCGGAGGTACTCGGCGGCATGGCGGATGTCCTGCAGTTCGGCCCCTCCCCAGTCGCGGTGTATGAGCTTCTGGTAGCTGGCCCCGTAACCGGTGGAGCCCCTGATGTTCGGGGCCAGCACCCCTATGCCTCTGCTCAACAGGAACTGGTAGAGGCCGGAGTAGATGTACTGCGGCCGCTCCTGCGCTTCGGGTCCGCCATGGATGGAGAGCACCATCGGGAAGGGACCGTCGCCCTTCGGTCGGAAGAGCCAGGCTGGGATCTCACGGTCGAAGGAGGGGTAGCTGATGAGTTCGGGTTCGACCAGGTACTCCGCCGGGACTCCCCCCAGCATGCTCTGCTCCAGCTTCCGCACGCTCCCGCTCTCCAGGTCCACCTCGTATATGTTCGTGGCCTCGGTGGCGCGGGCGAACGACATCACCAGGCGCCTTTCGTTCGGGTGGAGCGAGACGGAACCAACCACCCCCAGCGGGAGCTCGGGAGCCGGCAACTCCTTGCCCTCACCCAGCGAGTACGCCTGCAACCTGCTGGCCCCGTCGACGTTCATCACGGCGACGGTGGTGCGGCCATCCTTGGCCAGGTCGAACAGTTCCAGGTCGTGGTCGGGTGCGTGAGCGAAGCCCCACTTGCCCCCCTCGAGCGAGTAGAAGGCGAGGCCCGCGTACTCCCGTCCATGGTTGGTCAGCAGGTAGAAGCCGCTGCTGTCGCGCGCCCAGGCGCACGGCTGGAAGGTCGCCTCTCCCTCATGGGGGGTGGCCAGGGTGCGCTCACGGGATTCCAGGTCGAGAACGTAGATGTTCTGGTCGGTATTGCTGATGATCTCGAGGATAAGGAGATAACGACCATCGGGCGAGACGAGGGTCCCGTAGTAGAGCCCTCCGGTCATCAGCCTCTCCGTCTCGCCGGTTTCGACGTCGAGTAGCTGAGGGTCCATCTGGGTCGGTTCGCGGTCGTTGCCGGTGATGACCACCCGTTCGCCGTCGGGGGTCCAGTCGACGAGCGTGTACTGCACGCTCGGAGCATCGGTGAGCTGCCGGGGCCAACCGCCACCGGCCTCCACCACGAACACCTGGTGCATCTCGTCGCCGTGCAGGTCGCTCGTGAAGGCGATCCTGGAGCCGTCGGGCGACCAGCTGAAGTCGGTGACCCGGCGATGACTGAAGCTGGTGAGCTGGCTGGCGAAACCGCCACCGGCGGGCATCGTCCACAGGTTCGTGTAGCCGGTCGTGTTGGCGATGTAAGCGATGCGGGATCCGTCAGGCGAATATTTGGGGGCGCCCAAGATACGGACTGCGGAGAACTGCTCGAAGGTGGGTAGAGGCATCATCGTTCCTTCCGAAAGGCTCGCGGCGGGACAGGCAGGGGCCAGTCTAATGTAGCGGACGCGCGAGCTGATATGCCGCGATCCGGAGTGCGGGCCAGAATCGGTACCTCAGCGCATCTCCACGTACTTCTTGGTCTCCTTGGTCACGCTCACGTTCGTGCGTTTGTAGGGCGCAACCGGATCGAGGAT of the Trueperaceae bacterium genome contains:
- a CDS encoding S9 family peptidase, whose protein sequence is MMPLPTFEQFSAVRILGAPKYSPDGSRIAYIANTTGYTNLWTMPAGGGFASQLTSFSHRRVTDFSWSPDGSRIAFTSDLHGDEMHQVFVVEAGGGWPRQLTDAPSVQYTLVDWTPDGERVVITGNDREPTQMDPQLLDVETGETERLMTGGLYYGTLVSPDGRYLLILEIISNTDQNIYVLDLESRERTLATPHEGEATFQPCAWARDSSGFYLLTNHGREYAGLAFYSLEGGKWGFAHAPDHDLELFDLAKDGRTTVAVMNVDGASRLQAYSLGEGKELPAPELPLGVVGSVSLHPNERRLVMSFARATEATNIYEVDLESGSVRKLEQSMLGGVPAEYLVEPELISYPSFDREIPAWLFRPKGDGPFPMVLSIHGGPEAQERPQYIYSGLYQFLLSRGIGVLAPNIRGSTGYGASYQKLIHRDWGGAELQDIRHAAEYLRSLHWVDPERLAVFGGSFGGFATLSAVSRLPEYWSVGVDVVGPSNLITFVDSVPPHWKQMLKAWVGDAVEDREMLVERSPITYVDDIRVPMLIIQGANDQRVVKAESDQMVERLRTLGREVEYYVDDESGHGPASREAGERWWRMVAEYLVDRLHGERVDSRDEAVV